The following is a genomic window from Candidatus Dependentiae bacterium.
CGGGCTATCTACTAGAAGAAAATAACTACGATCACGAAACACATAAAATTATTGAAGCCTGCGCTCATAAGACAGATGAAGAACGAGAACAAGAATTTGAAGAAACTTATCAAGCAAGGCAACTTTATACGCGCAACCGCTACGAATTCGACAGCACACTCATCTCTCCCACATGGCAATAGAAAGTTACTGATTTTTTTGATCCGATTTGCTTGACTAATATATTAATTATTAATTATTATATTAATAGTGTAATAATTAATATAACTAGGGAGTAAAAATGAAAACAAAAAACATCACCTTCTCTCTGCCCATAGAACTTGTTAGTTTACTGCAAGCATCAGTCGGTAAACGTGAACTGAGCAAGTTTGCAACGCAGGCTATAAAAAAAGCGCTCGAAGAAAAGAATAAAAGCTTAAAATCGGCCTATGCTGCCGCCAATGAAGATCCAGACAGAATACGAGCAATCAAAGACTGGGAGTCTCTGGACAGCGAAAGCGAAGGGTGGGAATAATGACTTTTCCAAAACGCGGCGATGTGTATTGGGTTAACCTAGACCCATCCATTAGCTCAGAAATAAACAAAACTCGGCCAGCACTAATAGTATCCAATAATGCCGGCAATGAGATGAGCCAACGAGTTATCATTGCTCCTATTACATCATCAAAAGGAATGATTTATCCATTTGAAGTAAAAGTCGAAATTAACACAAAACAAGGAAAAATTTTATTAGACCAGGTTCGGTCGATTGATAAAGAGCGCGTGAACAAAAAAATCACCACCCTTGAACTGGATACCATGCTCCTTGTCGACAAAGCGCTCAAAACCGCCCTGGCAATACCCTAAAAAAAGATAGACTCCTACACCACAAATAGGCTTAACCTATTACCAAACAGGGGCTTGCTAACCACGCAGACCCCTTTTTCTTTGTTAACCATAAATAAGTATTGCGCACCACAATAACCACAGCACAGGCCAATTTTGAGCTCAGTACGTTCAAAAAAGATTCTACCACGAGTCAATTATCTTGACAAATAGATAATAATTGTTAAAATATCTAATATAGATCGGCAATATTTTATATTTAACTTTGGGGATTATAACATGACACATACTAAAAAAATTCTATTACTTGCTGTCCTAACCATAGCAGGCAACACTCTACACGCAATGGACCACGATCAAATGCCAAACCAGACAATTCTTAAGCTTTTGATAGAAATAAATAAAACCACGACAATAACACCAATCCTAAGCCCGGCATCAACACCATGCGCACCATCACCACTAAACTTAGGTGAAAGGGCAGTCACACCACCATCAAGCGCATTCACGCCGTTCTCACCTATACATCTTCATCCAACCCCAATGGAACGCTTGAGAGATATGGAACGCTTGAAAGATGAGGAAGCAAAAAGAGAACTAAGACACTCTCGCGCACAAAGGTTAAATCCCACAAGATCATTAAACCTTCCAATGACTCAGCAACTCAATGTACACATAACGATCGCACCACCACATTCCCACAGTCATCGATTACACAGAAGCCCAGTTGCCGAAGAATCATCTGATCTTCGACGTCGCGTACTCATTTCAATGGCAAAAAAAAATCTAGCAGAACAAAGGCTCATGACAGAGCAAAAAAAAATAAACACCATTCTCGCCTTTCAACAATCACAAGAAGAATATAGCATTCTCGATATGATACTACATCAAACAAACCTACCTGGCAGACTTTCTCCAAA
Proteins encoded in this region:
- a CDS encoding type II toxin-antitoxin system PemK/MazF family toxin, whose translation is MTFPKRGDVYWVNLDPSISSEINKTRPALIVSNNAGNEMSQRVIIAPITSSKGMIYPFEVKVEINTKQGKILLDQVRSIDKERVNKKITTLELDTMLLVDKALKTALAIP